A segment of the Nostoc sp. TCL26-01 genome:
TAAAAATACATTAAATATGGCCATCCAGAACGGAAAAACCACAGCATCTTCTTACGTTAATAACGTAAATAATTCAGATAATACAAAAATAGTACCTTTATTGACTGTGGGAGATGAAGTACCCTTACTACTGAGTACGTTTAGCTCCATTGAAGCACCCAAAACAGATGCTACAGAAAAATATGCCTTTACTGGTATACCCGATGGCACAGGAGCCAAGCAAGTAACTGTCAATGGGAAAACTTATAATTACGTTTGGGTCAACCACGAGTTAGGTAGCAGTGTATCCACAGATATTTCTAGCACCTTCCCTGGGGAAAAAATTAATGGTGCTAGAGTTTCCCTCTTCGTTTTTGATGAAAGCTGGAATGTTATCGGTGGTAAAAATCTGATTCAAACCGCAGTAGACAGTACTGGTACTTACACCTTAAACACCACGACTGGTCTATATACTAACACGGCAGACTCAACCAAAACCCTAAGCTTTGATCGCTTCTGTTCTGCTTACCTTGCTGCATCTGGATTTGTTGATGCTAATGGGCAAGAAACTCCTATTTTCTTTGCTCCAGAAGAAGGCAGTGATAGAAGTCGGGGTTGGGCTGTCACACCAGATGGTACAGCAGTAGCAATAGACGGACTAGGGCGCTACAGAAAAGAAAATGTACTCGCAGCTGCTCAATATCGAGCTGTCAATTCAGACAAGACGGTACTAATCTCGGCAGAAGATAATGCTGACGGTGAATTGTATTTGTGGGTAGGTACACAAACCGCCGAAGACCCCAATGGCTTTAAAAACGGAGATTTGTACGTCCTGAAAGTTGCTGACGCAGACTATGAAGGGCAAGTCAGCGAAGGTATCAAGAAAGCGGCTACCTGGACAAAAGTTGATAAATCAGCTGTTTTCAACTCAGATGGTACACCAAAAGCCAGTGGAAATTCTGCTACTGACTCTAATGACTTAACTGACTTTGTAAATAGTGTAGGTAAATCCACCAACTTCCAACGCATTGAGGATATTGCCGAAGACCCCAGTAAACCAGGAACCTTTTATTTCGTCACAACTGGGACTAAAAACAAACCAGGAACAGTTGGGGCAAATCCTACCGACATTGCTGCAACTCCGGCGGAAGCAGAAAATCCCTATGGTAGACTCTATCGCTTTAGTTTAAACACCTCAGATCCTACAGCCGCGATTAGTGACTTTGAACTGCTGTTGACTGGTGGCGCGGGTAAAGGCAATAGCTACGACAACGTTACCGTCGATAAATCCGGCAAAATCCTGATTCAAGAGGATGAAACATCCTTCGGTGGCGAGCTGATGAAGGCTGAGAACCGCGAAGCTTCTATCTATGCTTTTGACCCCACTACCAAAGCTATTACCCGTCAGTTTGCTTTAAATGAGGACGCTGCTGGTACTCAATTCAACAACCCTGATGTTAAAGGCCAGTGGGAAAGTTCAGGCATTATTGAACTACCAGCCCAATCTTTACCAGGACAGGGTGCTTATCTGTTCGATGTGCAAGCTCATACTGTACAAAATTCCCCCAGTTCCACCACTACTCTGAACGGTAATCATGCTGAAGGTGGTCAATTATTAGTTGCTCTACCTGTACCAAAAGTTGAGTTAGTTGGCTTTGCTTCTTTACCTGCTGATACCTTTAGCGACGGGCCAGCTTCTGGTAATGGTATTTCTGGCAATGGTAGAACAGGCCCCTTCCCAGGACAGCCAGTACAGGGTTTTAGCGCTGTACAGTTCGCCAACAGTAACTCTTTCTACTTCCTCTCAGATAATGGCTACGGTGCTAAAAATAATAGTGCTGACTTCTTGTTACGTATCCAACGTCTAGACCCGAACTTTAAGGGAACCGAAAACGGCGATGGTAGCGTTAAGTTTTTAGACTATATCCAACTGTCTGATCCTAATAAGAAAGTTCCTTTCCAAATTGTCAATGAAGGGACTGCTGATAGATTACTGACTGGTGCAGACTTTGATGTCGAGTCCTTTGTCATTGATAAAGATGGTTCATTGTGGGTTGGTGAAGAGTTTGGCCCTTACCTACTCCACTTTGATGCTACTGGTAAGTTGTTAGAAGCGCCCATTGCGACACCTGACCGTTTCAAAACTCTAGATGGCACAGCACCAGAAGTCATAGGTCATAGAGGTGCGAGTGGCTATCGTCCTGAACACACCCTGGCTTCTTATCAATTGGCAATTGACAAAGGTGCTGATTTTATTGAGCCTGATTTAGTTGTGACTAAAGATGGTGTGCTGATTGCGCGTCATGAACCTGCGTTGGCAGTTTTGAACGCTGATGGTAGTGTGAATCTGAGCAATACAACCACAAATGTCTACCAAATTGCGAAGTTTGCCGATCGCAAAAAAACAGTCAGCTTAGATGGTACACAAATTACTGGTTGGTTTGCAGAAGATTTCACTTTAGCGGAAATCAAAGAATTACGCGCTGTAGAGCGTTTACCTTTCCGAGATCACTCTTTTGATGGTCAGTTTGAAATTCCGACTCTCAAGGAAATTATTGACCTAGTGAAGAATGTCGAAGCGACGACAGGTAAAAAGATTGGTATCTATCCTGAAACTAAGCACCCGACATATTTTGCTC
Coding sequences within it:
- a CDS encoding esterase-like activity of phytase family protein; amino-acid sequence: MAIQNGKTTASSYVNNVNNSDNTKIVPLLTVGDEVPLLLSTFSSIEAPKTDATEKYAFTGIPDGTGAKQVTVNGKTYNYVWVNHELGSSVSTDISSTFPGEKINGARVSLFVFDESWNVIGGKNLIQTAVDSTGTYTLNTTTGLYTNTADSTKTLSFDRFCSAYLAASGFVDANGQETPIFFAPEEGSDRSRGWAVTPDGTAVAIDGLGRYRKENVLAAAQYRAVNSDKTVLISAEDNADGELYLWVGTQTAEDPNGFKNGDLYVLKVADADYEGQVSEGIKKAATWTKVDKSAVFNSDGTPKASGNSATDSNDLTDFVNSVGKSTNFQRIEDIAEDPSKPGTFYFVTTGTKNKPGTVGANPTDIAATPAEAENPYGRLYRFSLNTSDPTAAISDFELLLTGGAGKGNSYDNVTVDKSGKILIQEDETSFGGELMKAENREASIYAFDPTTKAITRQFALNEDAAGTQFNNPDVKGQWESSGIIELPAQSLPGQGAYLFDVQAHTVQNSPSSTTTLNGNHAEGGQLLVALPVPKVELVGFASLPADTFSDGPASGNGISGNGRTGPFPGQPVQGFSAVQFANSNSFYFLSDNGYGAKNNSADFLLRIQRLDPNFKGTENGDGSVKFLDYIQLSDPNKKVPFQIVNEGTADRLLTGADFDVESFVIDKDGSLWVGEEFGPYLLHFDATGKLLEAPIATPDRFKTLDGTAPEVIGHRGASGYRPEHTLASYQLAIDKGADFIEPDLVVTKDGVLIARHEPALAVLNADGSVNLSNTTTNVYQIAKFADRKKTVSLDGTQITGWFAEDFTLAEIKELRAVERLPFRDHSFDGQFEIPTLKEIIDLVKNVEATTGKKIGIYPETKHPTYFAQEATYVGTTEKINRNISQILIDTLKANNFTDPSRIYIQSFEVGNLKQLHDVIMPAAGVDIPLIQLLDAADIDINGKIIESQPYDLQVSGDTRTYGDLRTPTGLADVAKYADGIGPWKRMIVSVKGTDANGDGVADDINGDGAVNDADKTLLPPTTLVQDAHNAGLLVHPYTFRAEDRYLAKDYTVNGKGKLALEIQQFYQLGVDALFSDFPDIADQVRDQLRDNPLYNVVRSPQNPDVLSGNAIANLGASKGFEGGAINASKTKLYMLLEGTVQGDTPGALRINEFDLASHKYTDKKLYYRLDTPANAIGDLAVINDNEYLVIERDNGQGASAKFKKIYKIDLSKTDSNGFVSKEEVVDLLNIQDPNDLNGDGKTTFDFPFQTIEDVLVVDKNTILVANDNNYPFSTGRPGNDPQNPKIDNNEILLLKLDKPLNLAPGLGQPKAEDIKFGSTGSDDITTQPNQTLLTGDGADFVESNGNNTISTGNGDDTVVTGSNSSVSTGSGNDQIAIGANGPASNTNADGGSGDDEITVVEANGSNNLFGGAGADSLTVVEGSRQSSFGGSGKDTLTSNGDKNRLYGGSGDDKLFSNVNDSLFGGDGDDVLFAGAGGGNRLTGGAGIDQFWIANGSLPTSKNIVADFTIGVDKIGLGGIGVTQFSALTLVQQGSDTLVKSGATELVSLLGITSTNLTASDFVFSASVIG